The following proteins come from a genomic window of Daphnia carinata strain CSIRO-1 chromosome 6, CSIRO_AGI_Dcar_HiC_V3, whole genome shotgun sequence:
- the LOC130690329 gene encoding uncharacterized protein LOC130690329 isoform X2, translating to MKFALIFLTALVAITQQQFQQQRMGRPWWLPSYYSPQPAVASYQHIYYNNFPENTPSFRQVKPSRPYVTNSAQLNPSYMDVDYSNDFTEDIVDDEYPITESRNRVPEVRYRPALPNRVAIPNPRFFINYYTNVASLLTKTATFTVTSSLSLTSIQSCIAAAKFLDDAAKSKACRRKREIIDNAPHSEDLQFAIIPSQTQQVTPTAVPSLDGETGHLPPYQVDSFNDNVGELSGSISAAQNLRERRFLKYSVTSTTVTTFSILSTTVTKTVALAGDGEVECLPSGYVVC from the exons ATGAAATTCGCTTTGATTTTCCTAACAGCCCTGGTGGCTATCACTCAGCAACAATTCCAACAGCAACGTATGGGAAGGCCATGGTGGTTGCCTTCCTATTATTCACCACAGCCAGCGGTGGCCAGTTACCAACACATTTATTACAACAACTTCCCTGAAAATACACCGTCATTTCGCCAAGTCAAACCATCCAGGCCCTACGTAACTAAC AGCGCACAGTTGAATCCCAGCTACATGGACGTTGACTATTCAAATGATTTTACCGAAGACATTGTGGACGATGAATATCCAATCACCGAGTCGAGGAATAGGGTACCAGAAGTTCGCTACCGTCCGGCTTTACCCAATAGGGTCGCTATCCCAAATCCCAGATTTTTCATCAACTACTACACAAACGTTGCCAGCCTGTTGACTAAAACGGCAACATTCACTGTAACGTCGTCATTGAGTTTGACTAGCATTCAATCCTGCATTGCGGCAGCTAAATTTTTGGATGACGCTGCCAAGTCCAAAGCCTGCCGTCGCAAACGAGAGATCATCGACAACGCGCCTCACTCTGAAGACTTGCAATTCGCCATTATTCCCTCGCAGACACAGCA AGTGACACCAACTGCAGTACCATCACTGGACGGAGAAACTGGCCACCTGCCACCCTACCAAGTGGATTCGTTTAATGACAACGTCGGAGAGCTTTCAGGATCGATATCTGCCGCGCAAAATTTGAGAGAAAGACGATTCCTGAAATATTCCGTGACTTCTACAACCGTTACTACCTTTTCGATTCTGTCAACAACGGTGACGAAAACCGTCGCCTTGGCAGGTGATGGAGAGGTAGAATGCTTGCCATCTGGCTACGTTGTTTGCTAG
- the LOC130690329 gene encoding uncharacterized protein LOC130690329 isoform X1 — translation MKFALIFLTALVAITQQQFQQQRMGRPWWLPSYYSPQPAVASYQHIYYNNFPENTPSFRQVKPSRPYVIIQSAQLNPSYMDVDYSNDFTEDIVDDEYPITESRNRVPEVRYRPALPNRVAIPNPRFFINYYTNVASLLTKTATFTVTSSLSLTSIQSCIAAAKFLDDAAKSKACRRKREIIDNAPHSEDLQFAIIPSQTQQVTPTAVPSLDGETGHLPPYQVDSFNDNVGELSGSISAAQNLRERRFLKYSVTSTTVTTFSILSTTVTKTVALAGDGEVECLPSGYVVC, via the exons ATGAAATTCGCTTTGATTTTCCTAACAGCCCTGGTGGCTATCACTCAGCAACAATTCCAACAGCAACGTATGGGAAGGCCATGGTGGTTGCCTTCCTATTATTCACCACAGCCAGCGGTGGCCAGTTACCAACACATTTATTACAACAACTTCCCTGAAAATACACCGTCATTTCGCCAAGTCAAACCATCCAGGCCCTACGTAA TAATTCAGAGCGCACAGTTGAATCCCAGCTACATGGACGTTGACTATTCAAATGATTTTACCGAAGACATTGTGGACGATGAATATCCAATCACCGAGTCGAGGAATAGGGTACCAGAAGTTCGCTACCGTCCGGCTTTACCCAATAGGGTCGCTATCCCAAATCCCAGATTTTTCATCAACTACTACACAAACGTTGCCAGCCTGTTGACTAAAACGGCAACATTCACTGTAACGTCGTCATTGAGTTTGACTAGCATTCAATCCTGCATTGCGGCAGCTAAATTTTTGGATGACGCTGCCAAGTCCAAAGCCTGCCGTCGCAAACGAGAGATCATCGACAACGCGCCTCACTCTGAAGACTTGCAATTCGCCATTATTCCCTCGCAGACACAGCA AGTGACACCAACTGCAGTACCATCACTGGACGGAGAAACTGGCCACCTGCCACCCTACCAAGTGGATTCGTTTAATGACAACGTCGGAGAGCTTTCAGGATCGATATCTGCCGCGCAAAATTTGAGAGAAAGACGATTCCTGAAATATTCCGTGACTTCTACAACCGTTACTACCTTTTCGATTCTGTCAACAACGGTGACGAAAACCGTCGCCTTGGCAGGTGATGGAGAGGTAGAATGCTTGCCATCTGGCTACGTTGTTTGCTAG